One genomic window of Eleginops maclovinus isolate JMC-PN-2008 ecotype Puerto Natales chromosome 12, JC_Emac_rtc_rv5, whole genome shotgun sequence includes the following:
- the LOC134873536 gene encoding ral guanine nucleotide dissociation stimulator-like isoform X5 produces MIMLEKQSSTQEIGEETEEDAIFTITLRKVQLHQSASKGQRWLGVDTDSALSLYETCKVRTIKAGTLERLVEYMVSAFRGKDSTYVTIFLCTYRSFASTRQVLDLLLNRYAKVQHIPVATAHRVSQDDCTELRNTVSSILGAWLDQYSEDFWSPPTYDCLHQLMSYLRMHFPGSDLERRARNLLAHFHRRQQCEPDPDGEHIGCPFATQEESGFEDELPAFSFLSFDPIMVAEQFTLMDADLFKKVVPYHCLGGIWSQRDKKGKEHLAPTIRATVAQFNSVTNCVITTCLSNPVLKPNQRARLLERWIDVARECRILKNFSSLRAILSALQCNAIHRLKRTWEEVSRESFRTFRELSEIFSDDNNYSLSRELLVKEGTSKFATLEINPKRAQRRHQQQRELGVMQGTIPYLGTFLTDLVMMDTAMKDYTEGGLINFEKRRKEFEVIAQIKLLQLASNNYSFTQDSHFREWFAGVEKLSEAESYNLSCEIEPLSESASNTLRAKKNGGIMKRWSDRQLTEAGCSGPPGSHSKSFDHSHYRPYQGGGGDSGDALSVTSVSSSGSDLEDVNASFLSDSPEGHERKTSTPSVKLTVSALGREALAADTSTVMSQDKTPSVFRKELFWECTSLSSLDTSGTGSSSGSASGSSSASSSSVSSSTPLSASRSHKRSVSAVSNYSTLSLPLYNQQVDDCCIIRVSLDVENGNMYKSILVTSQDKTPAVIRKAMIKHNLEREKTEEYELMQKISEDKELRIPDNANVFYAMNSTANYDFVLKKRGLARPMRTKNVASSTLPRMKQKGLKIAKGIF; encoded by the exons AGCTCGACGCAGGAGATTGGGGAGGAGACCGAGGAGGACGCCATCTTCACCATCACGCTGAGGAAGGTGCAGCTCCACCAGTCGGCCAGTAAGGGGCAGCGATGGCTGGGCGTGGACACGGACTCCGCCCTGAGCCTCTACGAGACCTGCAAGGTGCGGACCATCAAGGCCGGCACTCTGGAGAGGCTGGTCGAGTACATGGTGTCAGCGTTCAGGGGAAAAGACTCCACCTACGTCACCATCTTCCTCTGCACCTACCGCTCCTTCGCCTCCACCAGGCAGGTGCTGGATCTCCTGCTCAACAG GTATGCCAAGGTGCAACACATCCCCGTAGCCACAGCTCACAGAGTGTCCCAGGACGACTGCACAGAGCTGAGGAA cacTGTGTCTTCAATCCTGGGCGCGTGGCTGGACCAGTACTCCGAGGACTTCTGGAGCCCTCCCACCTACGACTGTCTGCACCAGCTCATGTCCTACCTCCGCATGCACTTCCCCGGCTCGGACCTGGAGCGCCGCGCCCGCAATCTGCTGGCCCACTTCCACCGCCGACAGCAGTGTGAGCCTGATCCTGATG GGGAACACATTGGCTGCCCTTTTGCTACGCAGGAAGAGAGCGGCTTCGAGGACGAGCTTCCTGCTTTCAGCTTCCTGTCCTTCGACCCCATTATGGTGGCAGAGCAGTTCACACTCATGGATGCG GACCTGTTTAAAAAGGTGGTGCCATACCACTGTCTGGGGGGGATCTGGTCTCAGCGGGACAAGAAAGGCAAGGAACACCTGGCCCCCACCATCAGAGCCACTGTGGCCCAGTTCAACTCCGTCACCAACTGTGTCATCACCACCTGCCTAAGCAACCCCGTGCTGAAGCCCAATCAGAGAGCGCGGTTGCTGGAGAGGTGGATAGACGTGGCACGG GAGTGTCGGATATTAAAGAACTTCTCCTCGTTGCGAGCCATCCTTTCTGCCCTGCAGTGCAATGCCATCCACCGCCTGAAAAGGACCTGGGAGGAAGTGTCACG GGAGAGTTTCCGCACCTTCCGCGAGCTGTCCGAGATCTTCTCAGACGACAACAACTACTCCCTCAGCCGAGAGCTGCTGGTGAAG GAGGGCACGTCCAAATTCGCCACTTTGGAAATCAACCCCAAACGAGCTCAGAGGAGacaccagcagcagagagaacTG GGAGTGATGCAGGGGACGATTCCTTACTTGGGGACCTTCCTGACGGACCTGGTGATGATGGACACTGCCATGAAGGATTACACCGAG GGCGGTCTGATCAATTttgagaagagaagaaag GAGTTTGAGGTGATCGCTCAGATCAAACTGCTCCAGTTAGCCTCCAACAACTACAGTTTCACTCAGGACAGCCACTTCAGGGAGTGGTTCGCAGGCGTGGAGAAACTCAGCGAGGCAGAGAG CTACAATCTGTCCTGTGAGATCGAGCCGCTGTCGGAGTCGGCCAGCAACACGCTAAGAGCCAAGAAGAACGGAGGAATCATGAAGCGCTGGAGCGA CCGGCAGTTGACGGAGGCCGGCTGCAGCGGCCCCCCCGGCTCTCATTCCAAGTCCTTCGACCACTCACACTACAGACCATACCAAGGAGGCGGGGGGGACAGCGGCGACGCTCTCAGCGTCACCTCCGTCAGCTCCAGTGGTTCAGACCTGGAGGACGTGAACGCAAGCTTCCTGTCAGACTCTCCGGAGGGACACGAGAGAAAG aCGTCGACTCCCTCTGTGAAACTTACTGTCTCTGCTTTGGGGAGGGAAGCTCTGGCAGCAGATACGTCAACG GTGATGAGTCAGGACAAGACTCCATCCGTCTTCAGGAAGGAATTA tTCTGGGAGTGCacgtctctctcctccctggACACCTCTGGGACGGGCTCCAGCTCCGGTTCGGCCTCAGGCTCCAGcagcgcctcctcctcctccgtctcctcctccaccccgcTGTCCGCCTCCCGCTCACACAAACGCTCGGTTTCGGCGGTGTCCAACTACTCCACCCTGTCGCTGCCGCTGTACAACCAGCAGGTGGACGACTGCTGCATCATCCGGGTCAGCCTGGACGTGGAGAACGGCAACATGTACAAGAGCATCCTG GTGACGAGTCAAGACAAGACTCCAGCAGTCATCAGGAAGGCGATGATCAAACACAACCTGGAGCGGGAGAAGACCGAGGAATACGAGCTGATGCAGAAAATCTCTGAAGACAAAG AGCTCCGGATCCCGGACAACGCCAACGTTTTCTACGCCATGAACTCCACTGCCAACTACGACTTTGTGCTGAAGAAGCGCGGCTTGGCCCGGCCAATGCGGACCAAGAATGTGGCCAGCTCCACGCTGCCTCGCATGAAACAGAAGGGACTGAAAATAGCTAAAGGGATTTTCTGA
- the LOC134873536 gene encoding ral guanine nucleotide dissociation stimulator-like isoform X3 has product MEAKSLFSLHRALAQPVKMCMFDFPVSILDDLSSTQEIGEETEEDAIFTITLRKVQLHQSASKGQRWLGVDTDSALSLYETCKVRTIKAGTLERLVEYMVSAFRGKDSTYVTIFLCTYRSFASTRQVLDLLLNRYAKVQHIPVATAHRVSQDDCTELRNTVSSILGAWLDQYSEDFWSPPTYDCLHQLMSYLRMHFPGSDLERRARNLLAHFHRRQQCEPDPDGEHIGCPFATQEESGFEDELPAFSFLSFDPIMVAEQFTLMDADLFKKVVPYHCLGGIWSQRDKKGKEHLAPTIRATVAQFNSVTNCVITTCLSNPVLKPNQRARLLERWIDVARECRILKNFSSLRAILSALQCNAIHRLKRTWEEVSRESFRTFRELSEIFSDDNNYSLSRELLVKEGTSKFATLEINPKRAQRRHQQQRELGVMQGTIPYLGTFLTDLVMMDTAMKDYTEGGLINFEKRRKEFEVIAQIKLLQLASNNYSFTQDSHFREWFAGVEKLSEAESYNLSCEIEPLSESASNTLRAKKNGGIMKRWSDRQLTEAGCSGPPGSHSKSFDHSHYRPYQGGGGDSGDALSVTSVSSSGSDLEDVNASFLSDSPEGHERKTSTPSVKLTVSALGREALAADTSTVMSQDKTPSVFRKELFWECTSLSSLDTSGTGSSSGSASGSSSASSSSVSSSTPLSASRSHKRSVSAVSNYSTLSLPLYNQQVDDCCIIRVSLDVENGNMYKSILVTSQDKTPAVIRKAMIKHNLEREKTEEYELMQKISEDKELRIPDNANVFYAMNSTANYDFVLKKRGLARPMRTKNVASSTLPRMKQKGLKIAKGIF; this is encoded by the exons AGCTCGACGCAGGAGATTGGGGAGGAGACCGAGGAGGACGCCATCTTCACCATCACGCTGAGGAAGGTGCAGCTCCACCAGTCGGCCAGTAAGGGGCAGCGATGGCTGGGCGTGGACACGGACTCCGCCCTGAGCCTCTACGAGACCTGCAAGGTGCGGACCATCAAGGCCGGCACTCTGGAGAGGCTGGTCGAGTACATGGTGTCAGCGTTCAGGGGAAAAGACTCCACCTACGTCACCATCTTCCTCTGCACCTACCGCTCCTTCGCCTCCACCAGGCAGGTGCTGGATCTCCTGCTCAACAG GTATGCCAAGGTGCAACACATCCCCGTAGCCACAGCTCACAGAGTGTCCCAGGACGACTGCACAGAGCTGAGGAA cacTGTGTCTTCAATCCTGGGCGCGTGGCTGGACCAGTACTCCGAGGACTTCTGGAGCCCTCCCACCTACGACTGTCTGCACCAGCTCATGTCCTACCTCCGCATGCACTTCCCCGGCTCGGACCTGGAGCGCCGCGCCCGCAATCTGCTGGCCCACTTCCACCGCCGACAGCAGTGTGAGCCTGATCCTGATG GGGAACACATTGGCTGCCCTTTTGCTACGCAGGAAGAGAGCGGCTTCGAGGACGAGCTTCCTGCTTTCAGCTTCCTGTCCTTCGACCCCATTATGGTGGCAGAGCAGTTCACACTCATGGATGCG GACCTGTTTAAAAAGGTGGTGCCATACCACTGTCTGGGGGGGATCTGGTCTCAGCGGGACAAGAAAGGCAAGGAACACCTGGCCCCCACCATCAGAGCCACTGTGGCCCAGTTCAACTCCGTCACCAACTGTGTCATCACCACCTGCCTAAGCAACCCCGTGCTGAAGCCCAATCAGAGAGCGCGGTTGCTGGAGAGGTGGATAGACGTGGCACGG GAGTGTCGGATATTAAAGAACTTCTCCTCGTTGCGAGCCATCCTTTCTGCCCTGCAGTGCAATGCCATCCACCGCCTGAAAAGGACCTGGGAGGAAGTGTCACG GGAGAGTTTCCGCACCTTCCGCGAGCTGTCCGAGATCTTCTCAGACGACAACAACTACTCCCTCAGCCGAGAGCTGCTGGTGAAG GAGGGCACGTCCAAATTCGCCACTTTGGAAATCAACCCCAAACGAGCTCAGAGGAGacaccagcagcagagagaacTG GGAGTGATGCAGGGGACGATTCCTTACTTGGGGACCTTCCTGACGGACCTGGTGATGATGGACACTGCCATGAAGGATTACACCGAG GGCGGTCTGATCAATTttgagaagagaagaaag GAGTTTGAGGTGATCGCTCAGATCAAACTGCTCCAGTTAGCCTCCAACAACTACAGTTTCACTCAGGACAGCCACTTCAGGGAGTGGTTCGCAGGCGTGGAGAAACTCAGCGAGGCAGAGAG CTACAATCTGTCCTGTGAGATCGAGCCGCTGTCGGAGTCGGCCAGCAACACGCTAAGAGCCAAGAAGAACGGAGGAATCATGAAGCGCTGGAGCGA CCGGCAGTTGACGGAGGCCGGCTGCAGCGGCCCCCCCGGCTCTCATTCCAAGTCCTTCGACCACTCACACTACAGACCATACCAAGGAGGCGGGGGGGACAGCGGCGACGCTCTCAGCGTCACCTCCGTCAGCTCCAGTGGTTCAGACCTGGAGGACGTGAACGCAAGCTTCCTGTCAGACTCTCCGGAGGGACACGAGAGAAAG aCGTCGACTCCCTCTGTGAAACTTACTGTCTCTGCTTTGGGGAGGGAAGCTCTGGCAGCAGATACGTCAACG GTGATGAGTCAGGACAAGACTCCATCCGTCTTCAGGAAGGAATTA tTCTGGGAGTGCacgtctctctcctccctggACACCTCTGGGACGGGCTCCAGCTCCGGTTCGGCCTCAGGCTCCAGcagcgcctcctcctcctccgtctcctcctccaccccgcTGTCCGCCTCCCGCTCACACAAACGCTCGGTTTCGGCGGTGTCCAACTACTCCACCCTGTCGCTGCCGCTGTACAACCAGCAGGTGGACGACTGCTGCATCATCCGGGTCAGCCTGGACGTGGAGAACGGCAACATGTACAAGAGCATCCTG GTGACGAGTCAAGACAAGACTCCAGCAGTCATCAGGAAGGCGATGATCAAACACAACCTGGAGCGGGAGAAGACCGAGGAATACGAGCTGATGCAGAAAATCTCTGAAGACAAAG AGCTCCGGATCCCGGACAACGCCAACGTTTTCTACGCCATGAACTCCACTGCCAACTACGACTTTGTGCTGAAGAAGCGCGGCTTGGCCCGGCCAATGCGGACCAAGAATGTGGCCAGCTCCACGCTGCCTCGCATGAAACAGAAGGGACTGAAAATAGCTAAAGGGATTTTCTGA
- the LOC134873536 gene encoding ral guanine nucleotide dissociation stimulator-like isoform X2, protein MLCWSRWTCGLLVRTGVFWDGKDCYGTVRRAGRQSSTQEIGEETEEDAIFTITLRKVQLHQSASKGQRWLGVDTDSALSLYETCKVRTIKAGTLERLVEYMVSAFRGKDSTYVTIFLCTYRSFASTRQVLDLLLNRYAKVQHIPVATAHRVSQDDCTELRNTVSSILGAWLDQYSEDFWSPPTYDCLHQLMSYLRMHFPGSDLERRARNLLAHFHRRQQCEPDPDGEHIGCPFATQEESGFEDELPAFSFLSFDPIMVAEQFTLMDADLFKKVVPYHCLGGIWSQRDKKGKEHLAPTIRATVAQFNSVTNCVITTCLSNPVLKPNQRARLLERWIDVARECRILKNFSSLRAILSALQCNAIHRLKRTWEEVSRESFRTFRELSEIFSDDNNYSLSRELLVKEGTSKFATLEINPKRAQRRHQQQRELGVMQGTIPYLGTFLTDLVMMDTAMKDYTEGGLINFEKRRKEFEVIAQIKLLQLASNNYSFTQDSHFREWFAGVEKLSEAESYNLSCEIEPLSESASNTLRAKKNGGIMKRWSDRQLTEAGCSGPPGSHSKSFDHSHYRPYQGGGGDSGDALSVTSVSSSGSDLEDVNASFLSDSPEGHERKTSTPSVKLTVSALGREALAADTSTVMSQDKTPSVFRKELFWECTSLSSLDTSGTGSSSGSASGSSSASSSSVSSSTPLSASRSHKRSVSAVSNYSTLSLPLYNQQVDDCCIIRVSLDVENGNMYKSILVTSQDKTPAVIRKAMIKHNLEREKTEEYELMQKISEDKELRIPDNANVFYAMNSTANYDFVLKKRGLARPMRTKNVASSTLPRMKQKGLKIAKGIF, encoded by the exons AGCTCGACGCAGGAGATTGGGGAGGAGACCGAGGAGGACGCCATCTTCACCATCACGCTGAGGAAGGTGCAGCTCCACCAGTCGGCCAGTAAGGGGCAGCGATGGCTGGGCGTGGACACGGACTCCGCCCTGAGCCTCTACGAGACCTGCAAGGTGCGGACCATCAAGGCCGGCACTCTGGAGAGGCTGGTCGAGTACATGGTGTCAGCGTTCAGGGGAAAAGACTCCACCTACGTCACCATCTTCCTCTGCACCTACCGCTCCTTCGCCTCCACCAGGCAGGTGCTGGATCTCCTGCTCAACAG GTATGCCAAGGTGCAACACATCCCCGTAGCCACAGCTCACAGAGTGTCCCAGGACGACTGCACAGAGCTGAGGAA cacTGTGTCTTCAATCCTGGGCGCGTGGCTGGACCAGTACTCCGAGGACTTCTGGAGCCCTCCCACCTACGACTGTCTGCACCAGCTCATGTCCTACCTCCGCATGCACTTCCCCGGCTCGGACCTGGAGCGCCGCGCCCGCAATCTGCTGGCCCACTTCCACCGCCGACAGCAGTGTGAGCCTGATCCTGATG GGGAACACATTGGCTGCCCTTTTGCTACGCAGGAAGAGAGCGGCTTCGAGGACGAGCTTCCTGCTTTCAGCTTCCTGTCCTTCGACCCCATTATGGTGGCAGAGCAGTTCACACTCATGGATGCG GACCTGTTTAAAAAGGTGGTGCCATACCACTGTCTGGGGGGGATCTGGTCTCAGCGGGACAAGAAAGGCAAGGAACACCTGGCCCCCACCATCAGAGCCACTGTGGCCCAGTTCAACTCCGTCACCAACTGTGTCATCACCACCTGCCTAAGCAACCCCGTGCTGAAGCCCAATCAGAGAGCGCGGTTGCTGGAGAGGTGGATAGACGTGGCACGG GAGTGTCGGATATTAAAGAACTTCTCCTCGTTGCGAGCCATCCTTTCTGCCCTGCAGTGCAATGCCATCCACCGCCTGAAAAGGACCTGGGAGGAAGTGTCACG GGAGAGTTTCCGCACCTTCCGCGAGCTGTCCGAGATCTTCTCAGACGACAACAACTACTCCCTCAGCCGAGAGCTGCTGGTGAAG GAGGGCACGTCCAAATTCGCCACTTTGGAAATCAACCCCAAACGAGCTCAGAGGAGacaccagcagcagagagaacTG GGAGTGATGCAGGGGACGATTCCTTACTTGGGGACCTTCCTGACGGACCTGGTGATGATGGACACTGCCATGAAGGATTACACCGAG GGCGGTCTGATCAATTttgagaagagaagaaag GAGTTTGAGGTGATCGCTCAGATCAAACTGCTCCAGTTAGCCTCCAACAACTACAGTTTCACTCAGGACAGCCACTTCAGGGAGTGGTTCGCAGGCGTGGAGAAACTCAGCGAGGCAGAGAG CTACAATCTGTCCTGTGAGATCGAGCCGCTGTCGGAGTCGGCCAGCAACACGCTAAGAGCCAAGAAGAACGGAGGAATCATGAAGCGCTGGAGCGA CCGGCAGTTGACGGAGGCCGGCTGCAGCGGCCCCCCCGGCTCTCATTCCAAGTCCTTCGACCACTCACACTACAGACCATACCAAGGAGGCGGGGGGGACAGCGGCGACGCTCTCAGCGTCACCTCCGTCAGCTCCAGTGGTTCAGACCTGGAGGACGTGAACGCAAGCTTCCTGTCAGACTCTCCGGAGGGACACGAGAGAAAG aCGTCGACTCCCTCTGTGAAACTTACTGTCTCTGCTTTGGGGAGGGAAGCTCTGGCAGCAGATACGTCAACG GTGATGAGTCAGGACAAGACTCCATCCGTCTTCAGGAAGGAATTA tTCTGGGAGTGCacgtctctctcctccctggACACCTCTGGGACGGGCTCCAGCTCCGGTTCGGCCTCAGGCTCCAGcagcgcctcctcctcctccgtctcctcctccaccccgcTGTCCGCCTCCCGCTCACACAAACGCTCGGTTTCGGCGGTGTCCAACTACTCCACCCTGTCGCTGCCGCTGTACAACCAGCAGGTGGACGACTGCTGCATCATCCGGGTCAGCCTGGACGTGGAGAACGGCAACATGTACAAGAGCATCCTG GTGACGAGTCAAGACAAGACTCCAGCAGTCATCAGGAAGGCGATGATCAAACACAACCTGGAGCGGGAGAAGACCGAGGAATACGAGCTGATGCAGAAAATCTCTGAAGACAAAG AGCTCCGGATCCCGGACAACGCCAACGTTTTCTACGCCATGAACTCCACTGCCAACTACGACTTTGTGCTGAAGAAGCGCGGCTTGGCCCGGCCAATGCGGACCAAGAATGTGGCCAGCTCCACGCTGCCTCGCATGAAACAGAAGGGACTGAAAATAGCTAAAGGGATTTTCTGA
- the LOC134873536 gene encoding ral guanine nucleotide dissociation stimulator-like isoform X1 — protein sequence MVYFPGMQTEAHSVKPGQLVEMFDSSWRVRNIWDGVRLEVVDDPSPVVLHSLTHLDPDLPLLESSTQEIGEETEEDAIFTITLRKVQLHQSASKGQRWLGVDTDSALSLYETCKVRTIKAGTLERLVEYMVSAFRGKDSTYVTIFLCTYRSFASTRQVLDLLLNRYAKVQHIPVATAHRVSQDDCTELRNTVSSILGAWLDQYSEDFWSPPTYDCLHQLMSYLRMHFPGSDLERRARNLLAHFHRRQQCEPDPDGEHIGCPFATQEESGFEDELPAFSFLSFDPIMVAEQFTLMDADLFKKVVPYHCLGGIWSQRDKKGKEHLAPTIRATVAQFNSVTNCVITTCLSNPVLKPNQRARLLERWIDVARECRILKNFSSLRAILSALQCNAIHRLKRTWEEVSRESFRTFRELSEIFSDDNNYSLSRELLVKEGTSKFATLEINPKRAQRRHQQQRELGVMQGTIPYLGTFLTDLVMMDTAMKDYTEGGLINFEKRRKEFEVIAQIKLLQLASNNYSFTQDSHFREWFAGVEKLSEAESYNLSCEIEPLSESASNTLRAKKNGGIMKRWSDRQLTEAGCSGPPGSHSKSFDHSHYRPYQGGGGDSGDALSVTSVSSSGSDLEDVNASFLSDSPEGHERKTSTPSVKLTVSALGREALAADTSTVMSQDKTPSVFRKELFWECTSLSSLDTSGTGSSSGSASGSSSASSSSVSSSTPLSASRSHKRSVSAVSNYSTLSLPLYNQQVDDCCIIRVSLDVENGNMYKSILVTSQDKTPAVIRKAMIKHNLEREKTEEYELMQKISEDKELRIPDNANVFYAMNSTANYDFVLKKRGLARPMRTKNVASSTLPRMKQKGLKIAKGIF from the exons AGCTCGACGCAGGAGATTGGGGAGGAGACCGAGGAGGACGCCATCTTCACCATCACGCTGAGGAAGGTGCAGCTCCACCAGTCGGCCAGTAAGGGGCAGCGATGGCTGGGCGTGGACACGGACTCCGCCCTGAGCCTCTACGAGACCTGCAAGGTGCGGACCATCAAGGCCGGCACTCTGGAGAGGCTGGTCGAGTACATGGTGTCAGCGTTCAGGGGAAAAGACTCCACCTACGTCACCATCTTCCTCTGCACCTACCGCTCCTTCGCCTCCACCAGGCAGGTGCTGGATCTCCTGCTCAACAG GTATGCCAAGGTGCAACACATCCCCGTAGCCACAGCTCACAGAGTGTCCCAGGACGACTGCACAGAGCTGAGGAA cacTGTGTCTTCAATCCTGGGCGCGTGGCTGGACCAGTACTCCGAGGACTTCTGGAGCCCTCCCACCTACGACTGTCTGCACCAGCTCATGTCCTACCTCCGCATGCACTTCCCCGGCTCGGACCTGGAGCGCCGCGCCCGCAATCTGCTGGCCCACTTCCACCGCCGACAGCAGTGTGAGCCTGATCCTGATG GGGAACACATTGGCTGCCCTTTTGCTACGCAGGAAGAGAGCGGCTTCGAGGACGAGCTTCCTGCTTTCAGCTTCCTGTCCTTCGACCCCATTATGGTGGCAGAGCAGTTCACACTCATGGATGCG GACCTGTTTAAAAAGGTGGTGCCATACCACTGTCTGGGGGGGATCTGGTCTCAGCGGGACAAGAAAGGCAAGGAACACCTGGCCCCCACCATCAGAGCCACTGTGGCCCAGTTCAACTCCGTCACCAACTGTGTCATCACCACCTGCCTAAGCAACCCCGTGCTGAAGCCCAATCAGAGAGCGCGGTTGCTGGAGAGGTGGATAGACGTGGCACGG GAGTGTCGGATATTAAAGAACTTCTCCTCGTTGCGAGCCATCCTTTCTGCCCTGCAGTGCAATGCCATCCACCGCCTGAAAAGGACCTGGGAGGAAGTGTCACG GGAGAGTTTCCGCACCTTCCGCGAGCTGTCCGAGATCTTCTCAGACGACAACAACTACTCCCTCAGCCGAGAGCTGCTGGTGAAG GAGGGCACGTCCAAATTCGCCACTTTGGAAATCAACCCCAAACGAGCTCAGAGGAGacaccagcagcagagagaacTG GGAGTGATGCAGGGGACGATTCCTTACTTGGGGACCTTCCTGACGGACCTGGTGATGATGGACACTGCCATGAAGGATTACACCGAG GGCGGTCTGATCAATTttgagaagagaagaaag GAGTTTGAGGTGATCGCTCAGATCAAACTGCTCCAGTTAGCCTCCAACAACTACAGTTTCACTCAGGACAGCCACTTCAGGGAGTGGTTCGCAGGCGTGGAGAAACTCAGCGAGGCAGAGAG CTACAATCTGTCCTGTGAGATCGAGCCGCTGTCGGAGTCGGCCAGCAACACGCTAAGAGCCAAGAAGAACGGAGGAATCATGAAGCGCTGGAGCGA CCGGCAGTTGACGGAGGCCGGCTGCAGCGGCCCCCCCGGCTCTCATTCCAAGTCCTTCGACCACTCACACTACAGACCATACCAAGGAGGCGGGGGGGACAGCGGCGACGCTCTCAGCGTCACCTCCGTCAGCTCCAGTGGTTCAGACCTGGAGGACGTGAACGCAAGCTTCCTGTCAGACTCTCCGGAGGGACACGAGAGAAAG aCGTCGACTCCCTCTGTGAAACTTACTGTCTCTGCTTTGGGGAGGGAAGCTCTGGCAGCAGATACGTCAACG GTGATGAGTCAGGACAAGACTCCATCCGTCTTCAGGAAGGAATTA tTCTGGGAGTGCacgtctctctcctccctggACACCTCTGGGACGGGCTCCAGCTCCGGTTCGGCCTCAGGCTCCAGcagcgcctcctcctcctccgtctcctcctccaccccgcTGTCCGCCTCCCGCTCACACAAACGCTCGGTTTCGGCGGTGTCCAACTACTCCACCCTGTCGCTGCCGCTGTACAACCAGCAGGTGGACGACTGCTGCATCATCCGGGTCAGCCTGGACGTGGAGAACGGCAACATGTACAAGAGCATCCTG GTGACGAGTCAAGACAAGACTCCAGCAGTCATCAGGAAGGCGATGATCAAACACAACCTGGAGCGGGAGAAGACCGAGGAATACGAGCTGATGCAGAAAATCTCTGAAGACAAAG AGCTCCGGATCCCGGACAACGCCAACGTTTTCTACGCCATGAACTCCACTGCCAACTACGACTTTGTGCTGAAGAAGCGCGGCTTGGCCCGGCCAATGCGGACCAAGAATGTGGCCAGCTCCACGCTGCCTCGCATGAAACAGAAGGGACTGAAAATAGCTAAAGGGATTTTCTGA